DNA sequence from the Cellulophaga sp. HaHaR_3_176 genome:
ATATTAAAGTTGATTTAATTGGGCCTCAGACAAACAAACTAGGTATTGGAAGTAAAGTTGTTGTTCGCTTCGAAAACGAATTGTTTCAATATCAAGAACATTATTTGAGTAAAGGGTATATGTCTTCTGTAGATAGTAAATTACATTTTGGTTTAGGTGCTGAAAAAATAATTAAAAGTATAGAAGTTCTTTGGTCTGATGGTAAATTTGAAAAACAATCAAATATCAATGCGAACCAAAAAATACAATTCAACTATAGTAATGCATACTTGCCCTCTAAAGAAGAATTAAATTTTCCTTTTATTCCAAAAATATCAAAACCCCTGTTGGCTGATATTACAAAAAAGTCTGGCATAAATTACAAACATGAAGAAACAGATATAATTGATTTTAATGCGCAACGCGTATTACCTCACAAACTAACACAAAACGGCCCTTGCCTTGCTTCTGGCGATTTAAATGGTGATGGATTTGAAGATTTTATTATAGGAAGTTCCTCTAGTTTTTCTCCTCAACTATTTTTTCAACAAAAGGAAGGTGATTTCGTTCAGAAAAATTTGTTTGATGATGAACAAAATAAAAATTTTGAAGAAGAAAGTATTGCTTTTTTTGACTTAGATAATGATGGTGACCTTGATATTTATTTAGTATCTGGTAGCAATGAATTTATGGTAGATGATAGCTTTTATGAAGATAGACTACTCATTAATGATGGAAAAGGAAACTTCACTCTAGCAACTGATAGAATGCCAAAAATCAGTTCTAGTGGATCTATTGTATCTGTCAATGATTTTGATAATGATGGCTTTGTTGATGTATTCGTAGGTGGCAGAACTCCTTTTGCACAATACCCAATTGCAGACAAAAGTTTTTTACTTAAAAACAATGGAGGAAAATTAGAAGATGTTACTGAAAGCTATGCTCCGGAGCTAAGAAATATTGGAATGATTACAAGTGCCACCTGGGAGGATATTGATTTAAATGGTATAAAAGATTTAATTTTAGTTGGAGAATTTATGCCTATAACTATTTTTAAAAATGATAATAAATCACTTAAAAAAGCAACCAATACAGGTATAAACGACCTTTTTGGATGGTGGGAAAGTATATCAGGTGCTGATTTTGATAAAGACGGAGATATTGATTTTATTGTCGGCAACATGGGAGCTAATAACTTATACCAACCCTCTACAGAAAGACCTGTTACATTAATCTCAAAAGATTTTGATGAAAATGGAGCAATAGACCCCATCATGTTTGCATATCTGAAGAGTAGTTATGACGATACTAGTTTTAAATCTTTTCCAGTTAATTTCTGGGGAGACCTTTATAGCCAGAGTACGTTATTTAGATCAAAATTTAACTCTTATAAAGAGTATGCCCTTGCTACAGAAAAAACTTTATTATCTAAAAAAGAATTAGAAGGAGCGACTACACTAACTGGTAATTATGACCGAAGTGTTTATATTGAAAATCTAGGGAACGGTAAATTTAAATACACACAATTACCATGGGAAGCACAAGTTGCACCAATAAATAGTATTTTAAATCTAGATTATAATAATGATGGTAATTTAGATATTTTATTAGTTGGCAATGATTTTGGCAATGAAGTTTTTATAGGTCGTTATGATGCCTTAAACGGGTGCTTATTAGAAGGTGATGGAAAAGGAAATTTCAAAACTATAGAAACTAGCGAAAGTGGGTTTTTAGTTTCAGGTGATGCAAAGCATATGATTAAAGTTGAACATGCTAAAGACAAAAATCCTTATATTTTAATTTCTCAAAATAGAGATAGTTTAAAGGTTTTTCAAAAAAATTAGAGTTTGAATATTTGCTTTTTTAATTCATACCAATATATAGAGTAGAAGTAAAGATGTTTATCAATTTTTCTAAATTGTATATTTGCTAGAACAACTATACATTCCATTTCTTATGAAATATATTTTAACAGCCGTTTTTACTGTTTTATCTATTAACACTATATTTTGCCAAAGAACTATAGATAAAACTTTAGCAAAGCTCAACAACAAATCAATTCCGTACATAACACCCGATGAGCTTCAAACATTAGATAATTATATTTTATTAGATTCTAGAAAAGTAAATGAATTTAATATTAGCCATATTAAAAATGCTACTTGGGTAGGCTATAAAGAATTTGACCTAAATTTAATACCCAATACACTAAAAGACACTCCTATTGTTGTTTATTGCTCTATCGGTGTAAGATCCGAAGATATTGGCGAGAAGCTGGTAGCGAGCGGGTATACAAATGTTAAAAATTTATATGGTGGAATTTTTCTTTGGTTAGAAAAAGGGTATCCTATTTATGATATAAATGAAAAAGAAACAAAAAAAGTACATGCCTTTAGCAAGTATTGGGGCAAATTACTGACCAAGGGAGAGAAAATTTATAATTAAAAAAAAAGCTTTGAAATCAAAAAATTTACTTTTAATTTTTACCAGAAATCCTGAGTTCGGAAAATGCAAATCGCGACTAGCAAATAAAGTAGGCAAACAAACTGCATTAGATATTTACAAATTTTTACTAGACCATACCGTTTCTATTACCGAAAAATTAGAAAGTACAAAAGCAGTTTATTATTCTGAAGAAATTTGGGATAATGACATTTGGAATAATGATATTTATCAAAAAAAACTTCAAAAAGGAGAAGATTTAGGTGTACGCATGAAAAATGCTATTGAAGACGGATTTAATACTGGTTACAATAAAATTATTGTTATTGGTAGTGACATGTTCGATTTAAACCAAAAAGACTTAGAGCTTGCTTTTGAAAAATTAAATTCATCTGATTTTGTAATCGGACCTGCAGAAGATGGCGGGTATTATTTATTAGGAATGAAAACTCTAGAACCCTCTCTTTTTACAAATAAAAATTGGGGTACAGAAACAGTTTTAAAAGACACTCTTGATAATTTAAAAAATAAAAAAACAGAAGTTTTGGATACAAGAAATGATGTTGATTACTATGAAGACATTAAAGATATTTCTGCATTTAAGCCCTTCTTAAAAAATATAAAACAATGACTATAAAACAATTAGACGAATCTACTAAATACCTAACAGAAAAAGGTTTTGATGCTCCTGAAATAGGAATTGTATTAGGCACAGGATTAGGTAAATTAGTTGAACAAATAAACAATCCAATTGAAGCTCACTATAACCATATTCCTAATTTTCCTTTAGCAACTGTTGAATTTCATACAGGAAAATTAATTTACGGAACCTTTGAAGGCAAAAAAGTTGTTGTAATGCAGGGACGCTTTCACATTTATGAAGGTTATGATTTAATGGATGTAACGTACCCAATTAGAGTCATGCATCAACTAGGCATCAAAAAACTATTTATTTCTAACGCCTCTGGAGCTATAAATTTAAATTTTAAAAAAGGAGATATGATGTTAATCGAAGATCACCTTAATCTCCAAGGCGGATCACCTTTAGCGTTTAAAAATGTTTCTGATTTTGGAAATAGATTTACAGATATGAATGCTCCTTATGATGCGAGCATGAGAGCAAAGCTTTTGGAAATCGCTAAAAAGCAAAATATAACACTTAAAGAAGGTGTTTACGCATCTGTAGTTGGCCCGCAGTTAGAAACCAGAGCAGAGTACAGAATGCTGAAAATTATCGGTGCTGATGCTGTTGGAATGAGTACTGTTCCTGAAGTTATTGTTGCGAACCATTTAAATTTGCCTGTAGTCGCAATATCTGTTTTAACAGATGAATGCGACCCTGATAATCTACAACCATTTAATATTGAAGAAATAATTAAAATAGCTGAAGAAACAGAACCCAAAATGGTTACTTTATTTAGAGAATTAATAAAAACCCTATAAGTTTATTTGATTTTAGAAAAATTATGCTAGTGATGTTATTTATCGAAAAACGGTATTCTTTTTGTAAGGTTGTTTATAGATTAACAACTTAAAGCTTATAAATATAAAATAATGAAAATACTATATATATTATTTCTAGCATTAACATCTTTAGGGATCACCTCTGAAAACAACTCAACAACGTTAAGCCATGACAAGCCAGATCATACTGCTTGGAATACGCTATTACAAAAGCATGTTGACAAAAAAGGTAACGTAAATTATAGTGCATTTAAAAAAGAAGAAAGTAAGTTAGAAAATTATTTAAATAATTTAGCTAAAAATGCACCTGCTAAAAACTGGTCTAAATCTGAAACATTAGCATATTATATTAATCTCTACAATGCAGGTACTGTAAAATTAATTTTAAACAATTACCCAACAAAAAGTATTAAAGACATAAGAAAACCTTGGGATATAGAATGGATTAAAGTTGCTGAAAACACATATTCATTAGGACAAATCGAGCATAAAATTCTTAGAAAAATGGGAGAGCCAAGAATTCATTTTGCGATAAACTGTGCTTCATATTCTTGCCCTAAACTTTTGAACAAAGCCTATACTGCTTCTAACTTGAATGATGAGCTAGAAAAAGCAACTGTTGATTTTATAAATGATACTACGCGCAATAAAATTTCTGAGAATGAACTTGAGCTATCCAATATTTTTAAATGGTATAAAAGTGATTTCACTGAAAACAAAACTCTTATAGAGTACATTCAACCCTACACTAAAGTTAAAATTGACACTAAAGCAGATGTTAACTATTTAGTATATGACTGGAGCTTAAATGAAATCAAATAATTTAAAAATAAGCATCATAATACCTGTATTGAATGAAGAAGCTTCAATTGCTCGTATTTTAGATTACTTAATATCAAATAGTAGTTCTAAATCTATTTTAGAAATAATTGTCATTGATGGTGGTAGTACAGATGCAACTGCAAAAATAGCTTCAAAAATGGGGGCTATAGTTCTCTATTCAGAAAGAGGTAGAGCTAAACAGCTCAATGTAGGTGCCAAACATGCAAAAGGTGATATACTTTATTTTTTACATGTAGACACTTTCCCCCCTACTAACTATGATTTACAAATTATTGAAGCGGTAAAAAAAGGAAATAATGTCGGTTGTTTTGAAATGAAATTTGACTCTAACAGCCGTTTTTTAAACTTCTTTGCTTGGTTCACTAAAGTAAATCACACTTTATGCAGAGGTGGCGACCAATCTTTATTTATTACCAATACACTATTTAACGAAACTGCTGGTTTTGATGAAAACTATAAAGTATATGAGGACAATGAATTTATTTGTAGAATTTATAAAGTAGCTGATTTTAAAATTCTTCCTTTTAAAATTAAAACGTCTGCCAGAAGGTATGATGAACGCGGTAAATATATACTACAATATCACTTTGGAATTATTCATCTAAAAAATTACCTAGGTGCTGGGCCTGAGCAATTGTATGAATATTACAGAAAAAAGATAGCTAGCTAAACCTACTTTTCAAAATCTAACAATACACCTTCGCTTACCCATTTCGCAAGTGCCTGCCTATTATCTGGGTCTAAAATTCTTCTCTGATCTTTTTCATTTGTTATATTCCCAATTTCAATAAAAGTCATTGCAGGATGTGTTTTTTTAACTAAATATAACGAGCTTCTATCCTCAAAAGTACCAGAATAGGTTCTATTAGGTTGGTACTTTTTATACTTAGCTTCAAATGTTTTATGAATACTTTCTGCTAATTTTTTACCGTTTTTACTTTTTTCATGATGATAAAAAAACACATCTATGTTTTGTCCCACACTTCTACTATCTACATGAGTCACAATTAAACGCTGATATTTTCCTTTATTCTCTTTATATAATTGATTAACAACATCAACACGTTGCTTTAATCTTTCTACCTGATTCAGTGGTATTACTTTGTTTGGGTACACTACCTCATCCCAATCTAACTC
Encoded proteins:
- a CDS encoding purine-nucleoside phosphorylase, encoding MTIKQLDESTKYLTEKGFDAPEIGIVLGTGLGKLVEQINNPIEAHYNHIPNFPLATVEFHTGKLIYGTFEGKKVVVMQGRFHIYEGYDLMDVTYPIRVMHQLGIKKLFISNASGAINLNFKKGDMMLIEDHLNLQGGSPLAFKNVSDFGNRFTDMNAPYDASMRAKLLEIAKKQNITLKEGVYASVVGPQLETRAEYRMLKIIGADAVGMSTVPEVIVANHLNLPVVAISVLTDECDPDNLQPFNIEEIIKIAEETEPKMVTLFRELIKTL
- a CDS encoding TIGR04282 family arsenosugar biosynthesis glycosyltransferase; the encoded protein is MKSKNLLLIFTRNPEFGKCKSRLANKVGKQTALDIYKFLLDHTVSITEKLESTKAVYYSEEIWDNDIWNNDIYQKKLQKGEDLGVRMKNAIEDGFNTGYNKIIVIGSDMFDLNQKDLELAFEKLNSSDFVIGPAEDGGYYLLGMKTLEPSLFTNKNWGTETVLKDTLDNLKNKKTEVLDTRNDVDYYEDIKDISAFKPFLKNIKQ
- a CDS encoding TIGR04283 family arsenosugar biosynthesis glycosyltransferase encodes the protein MKSNNLKISIIIPVLNEEASIARILDYLISNSSSKSILEIIVIDGGSTDATAKIASKMGAIVLYSERGRAKQLNVGAKHAKGDILYFLHVDTFPPTNYDLQIIEAVKKGNNVGCFEMKFDSNSRFLNFFAWFTKVNHTLCRGGDQSLFITNTLFNETAGFDENYKVYEDNEFICRIYKVADFKILPFKIKTSARRYDERGKYILQYHFGIIHLKNYLGAGPEQLYEYYRKKIAS
- a CDS encoding VCBS repeat-containing protein, producing MRYFCLLLIFLFISSCSEKKSSLFSKISAEHSGIYFNNKIVETDSFNIISNEYIFNGGGVAIGDFNNDSLPDIFFTGNQQPNKLYLNKGELKFTDISSESGTEAKENWNTGVAVVDINNDGLLDIYVCSAMLSDEKKRNKLFVNQGLNKNNIPTFKEKANDYGISGKENSMNATFFDYDKDGLLDLYVLNNVDIHILPSNYRKKIIDGSSLSNDKLYHNNGDGTFTDVTLKAGISIEGYGLGLAIADLNYDGWPDIYVSNDYLSNDILYLNNQDGTFSNQIKDVIKHQSKFSMGSDISDFNNDGYLDIITLDMLGETNQRLKTTIDKNKYTNYILNEKFDYEHQYSRNMLQKGNGPNVPYSEIGLMAGVSKTDWSWSPLFVDMDNDGFKDLLITNGFPRDITDLDFRDFKFNVSRYLSNGQILDSIPEIKTPNYAYKYDGESRFIDVGEEWGLNISSFSNGAAYADLDNDGDLDYIVNNINDEAFLFENNSNKKNNYIKVDLIGPQTNKLGIGSKVVVRFENELFQYQEHYLSKGYMSSVDSKLHFGLGAEKIIKSIEVLWSDGKFEKQSNINANQKIQFNYSNAYLPSKEELNFPFIPKISKPLLADITKKSGINYKHEETDIIDFNAQRVLPHKLTQNGPCLASGDLNGDGFEDFIIGSSSSFSPQLFFQQKEGDFVQKNLFDDEQNKNFEEESIAFFDLDNDGDLDIYLVSGSNEFMVDDSFYEDRLLINDGKGNFTLATDRMPKISSSGSIVSVNDFDNDGFVDVFVGGRTPFAQYPIADKSFLLKNNGGKLEDVTESYAPELRNIGMITSATWEDIDLNGIKDLILVGEFMPITIFKNDNKSLKKATNTGINDLFGWWESISGADFDKDGDIDFIVGNMGANNLYQPSTERPVTLISKDFDENGAIDPIMFAYLKSSYDDTSFKSFPVNFWGDLYSQSTLFRSKFNSYKEYALATEKTLLSKKELEGATTLTGNYDRSVYIENLGNGKFKYTQLPWEAQVAPINSILNLDYNNDGNLDILLVGNDFGNEVFIGRYDALNGCLLEGDGKGNFKTIETSESGFLVSGDAKHMIKVEHAKDKNPYILISQNRDSLKVFQKN
- a CDS encoding DUF547 domain-containing protein, with the translated sequence MKILYILFLALTSLGITSENNSTTLSHDKPDHTAWNTLLQKHVDKKGNVNYSAFKKEESKLENYLNNLAKNAPAKNWSKSETLAYYINLYNAGTVKLILNNYPTKSIKDIRKPWDIEWIKVAENTYSLGQIEHKILRKMGEPRIHFAINCASYSCPKLLNKAYTASNLNDELEKATVDFINDTTRNKISENELELSNIFKWYKSDFTENKTLIEYIQPYTKVKIDTKADVNYLVYDWSLNEIK
- a CDS encoding rhodanese-like domain-containing protein codes for the protein MKYILTAVFTVLSINTIFCQRTIDKTLAKLNNKSIPYITPDELQTLDNYILLDSRKVNEFNISHIKNATWVGYKEFDLNLIPNTLKDTPIVVYCSIGVRSEDIGEKLVASGYTNVKNLYGGIFLWLEKGYPIYDINEKETKKVHAFSKYWGKLLTKGEKIYN